The DNA sequence CCATCAACCGCTGTGGTGAGCACTCAGGGACAGCAGCAACAGCCACAGCAATACGTGGTAGCTCAGGCTCCATCCATGCAGGGTCAGCAGATGCTTACCACCATATCGGGTATGATGCCCAACATTCAGTACCAGGTTATTCCCCAGTTTCAGACCGTCGATGGCCAGACACTGCAGTTGGCACATGCTCATCAGGATTCTGGGGTACCTACCGCTGGACCAGGCCAGCAGTTTCAGATAGTGTCATCTTCTAATGGCCAGCAGATCATAGCTGCAACCAACAGAGCTGGTGCAGCAGGAAACATCATAACGATGCCCAGTCTCCTTCAGGGAGCCATCCCCATACAAAATATAAGCTTAGGCAATGGCATGTTACAAAACCAGCACCAGTTCCTGGCAAATATGCCTGTGTCGCTAAATGGAAACATCACTTTGTTGCCAGTTAGCACTGGAACAAGCGGAGGGGGAGATGCAAATGGTGGAGGGGATACAGGGGGAAACCAACTCATTCAGCAACATCCAGTGTCCAGCGGGGCAGGTTACATGACAAATGCATCCACTGTCACCACGCAGACCACTTCTTATGGAATGACCCAAACGCGTAACAGCAATGGAGTGGCGACGGGGTCATTCCAGCAGAACACTGCATCTTCTCTGGGTGTCCCAATACAGCCAGACAACAGAGACGGGCAGCAGCCACAGCAGATCCTTATCCAGCCTCAGCAGGTTATCCAAGGTGGAACCCCCCTCCAGACCATCCAGGCTGGGGGTCAGGTATTTGCAACTCCGACACTCAGCCAGGAAGGGCTTCAAAATCTTCAAATTATGCCAAACACAGGCCCCATCCTCCTGCGCACTGTAGGCCCCAATGGCCAGGTGAGCTGGCAGACCATTCAGATCCAGAGTCCGGCAGGACCACAGATCACGCTGGCCCCAATGCAGTCCCTCCCCCAACTTGGCCAGGCTCAGGGTGCTGCCACAGCTGGAGGAGTATCTGTTAACACAGTGCAGATCCCAGGCATCCAGACCATAAATCTTAACACACTTGGAGGAGGCTCAGGGCTGCAGATGCACCAGCTGCACCAGCTGCAGACTGTTCCCATCACCATCTCTAGCACAGCAGGTAAGTCAGTAGCCTGTTTTCCAGGAATCATTGATGttcagtataaaaaaaatacatagtatTTGACTCAGGAAAACCCAGTAGACCTTGTGTGACGAAGGACTTTATttagtccctccaggattttgcggcctttttttgagatgtTGCGGCCTAAAATGCCGGATTTTtgtgggagcttttgtaaaaaattttgataaaagttgcgatgtctcttgtatgtttgttgcaatgaagttgcaacaaacatacaagaGACAAAAagttgtgatatttttttttttttttttttttttttttttttttatggttctttttaaaaataaaaaggaaagttGTTTTGGGGAGACTAAAATTACTCCAGGCTGAGTTTTCCTCATGCAGGACTGTATCCATATTTCAAAATTGAATTGGTTAATGTTATTTGACTTTTCCATTTGTAGTCATTACTTCACATTCATTTTTG is a window from the Perca flavescens isolate YP-PL-M2 chromosome 4, PFLA_1.0, whole genome shotgun sequence genome containing:
- the sp1 gene encoding transcription factor Sp1 isoform X1, translated to MSNQQQGEMAAVESGGGYSQKRNTNSQDSQQPSPLALLAATCSRIDTPGENDSSADQQQQNQQQQLDLNQGVFTSSANGWQVIPLSIQTTSGTNTITTDSSGVMMTVGDLGKSRQVLSPSTAVVSTQGQQQQPQQYVVAQAPSMQGQQMLTTISGMMPNIQYQVIPQFQTVDGQTLQLAHAHQDSGVPTAGPGQQFQIVSSSNGQQIIAATNRAGAAGNIITMPSLLQGAIPIQNISLGNGMLQNQHQFLANMPVSLNGNITLLPVSTGTSGGGDANGGGDTGGNQLIQQHPVSSGAGYMTNASTVTTQTTSYGMTQTRNSNGVATGSFQQNTASSLGVPIQPDNRDGQQPQQILIQPQQVIQGGTPLQTIQAGGQVFATPTLSQEGLQNLQIMPNTGPILLRTVGPNGQVSWQTIQIQSPAGPQITLAPMQSLPQLGQAQGAATAGGVSVNTVQIPGIQTINLNTLGGGSGLQMHQLHQLQTVPITISSTAGEQALQTGGESLDDSTAMDEEDISPQPQGRRNRREACTCPFCKDGEGRDPTKKKQHICHIPGCAKIYGKTSHLRAHLRWHTGERPFVCSWSFCGKRFTRSDELQRHKRTHTGEKRFICPECPKRFMRSDHLSKHIKTHSNKKAVATSSSTTVSMDAASPTAGTKIGTGAVSASDQHTIVTMETLSAESIARLASSGINMMQVDLHQINGNSY
- the sp1 gene encoding transcription factor Sp1 isoform X2, whose product is MSNQQQGEMAAVESGGGYSQKRNTNSQDSQQPSPLALLAATCSRIDTPGENDSSADQQQQNQQQQLDLNQGVFTSSANGWQVIPLSIQTTSGTNTITTDSSGVMMTVGDLGKSRQVLSPSTAVVSTQGQQQQPQQYVVAQAPSMQGQQMLTTISGMMPNIQYQVIPQFQTVDGQTLQLAHAHQDSGVPTAGPGQQFQIVSSSNGQQIIAATNRAGAAGNIITMPSLLQGAIPIQNISLGNGMLQNQHQFLANMPVSLNGNITLLPVSTGTSGGGDANGGGDTGGNQLIQQHPVSSGAGYMTNASTVTTQTTSYGMTQTRNSNGVATGSFQQNTASSLGVPIQPDNRDGQQPQQILIQPQQVIQGGTPLQTIQAGGQVFATPTLSQEGLQNLQIMPNTGPILLRTVGPNGQVSWQTIQIQSPAGPQITLAPMQSLPQLGQAQGAATAGGVSVNTVQIPGIQTINLNTLGGGSGLQMHQLHQLQTVPITISSTAGEQALQTGGESLDDSTAMDEEDISPQPQGRRNRREACTCPFCKDGEGRDPTKKKQHICHIPGCAKIYGKTSHLRAHLRWHTGERPFVCSWSFCGKRFTRSDELQRHKRTHTGEKKVYLSRVSQALHAQRSSLQAHQNPLKQESRRHQQQHHSFDGRRVPYSRNKNRHRSSVGQ